GACACCAAGTAAATGACATTAAAGTaaagaaataattcaaaaagtggcaatgtatttgaaaattgaaattgaCTGACACGACACTTCTGTCAAAATTAACTCTATCTTCACGGGCTTCAATTCATCTGATTAAATGAAGTTCTATTTATAAACAGTAAATATTCCTCGCCgtttaaattaaatgaaaacCGACAGATCATGTCTGATACCCTATGAGTAAGCCTCAGAATATTAAGCCCAAACCCTTTGTTCATCTCCAGAACTAGTAGAAAATCcatctatttttttataaatatcagATTTGAGTGTCTAATTCAGAATTcactatatattatttttcagcagcaaCGTTAACTGTCATTCACTTCACTGATATACCTCAATCTCTGACTTAAGTGCCGGAAGGACTACGCCGGAACACCCTCTGGACCttcttctaacggtcttattcgtgatttcagacTCAAAACAAATTCATTGAATATCAGTATCCTAATCCTAAACTCTAAAAAGCACAATGGATTTATTTCTTTGTTCATCTCATCAAAATCTCCAAGTCAccaagaaaacatttttttttatccacaAGCAAGGTGCACGTGGAAATCTAAAACTAATAATCTTTTTTACGAaagtttatataatataacttcaaaataatataaatggtCTGTTAAGGTATTTTAGCTTTTGAATTTTCAATGTATGATATTAATTGTCATCAAATGTGTTGGGTACGAGGAAAAATATTCTAAATAGAACATAGAGTAGTAACCTTCGATCAGTtgtacaaaaaaaaatgttatttaaatatttgaggTCTTAAATGTGTGTTTTAATGATTTCACATCAATATTTACTatatagaagaaaaaaaaaaggaaaacgaAAAATAGAGCAGAATTTAAAACGAGTGCATTAATTTCAAGATGAGTTACAAAATCCAGGGACACGTTATTATCACCTGTGAACACCAATTTCTATGCGACTTTGCTTTCAGTACTGGCAGAAATGATTAAATAGAAGCACTAATGAAAATCAATGGTCTTAAGAGCAATTATAGGACCTTGGAATTCGGACTATAATTATGGTGAGGCTTGTAAGAATCCAACTTTATTAAACGCGTAATCAGAatccatttcatttttttgcacattactattatttaaaatgatatttcaaTATTACGGAGTAGATAGCCTAGGGTTTCCTAATCCTAAACAATTCGGCCTCTGCTTTGGTTGATTTCAATGCACATAATGACTAGTGGGCTTAGTCCAGCCCATGTACTTGCACCACGGCCCGAACTTGGGTAAGACTACCATTAGACAAACTAACGCCGCAACTATGGTCAGGGGTTtctaaaatttcggttaaatcgaattgaattaatttgatcggttaattcggaagttgggttttgaaattttaaataacgGCTAATTTGGTTCGTTtcggttttaatttgaaaaattctgTTAAACcgaatttgtatatatattaatttaaattgtatatgatcattaaaaatacattagaagGAAGctcattaatcaaataattttatcttcaatattcCTATTTGTTATCGATATTTTTGTTCAATGTTTCTTGTCCATTGGTTTTTTTGTGTGttaaaattcacatattttAAAACCGATTTGAAAATCGATTCTGTTAATTTGGTTTCTATGAATATTTTGAtcgatttatttatttgaaaataaaatcgatTAAATCGATTATAAGTCTATTTGGTTCATTCGATAATCGAATACCTTTCTTCATGGTAACTAATATTACAAATACAACTAAAgtataatattgaaaataacgGGAGAAAATAGGGCAGGTTTttcttagtttgagtttgaattttGGATTCTTCCAATTTCAATGTTTGACACGCGTTCCTGAGTCCTGACCGATGACAAATCGACAAGGTGAAAGTTTTCAAATCTGTCCGTCCATTTTTTCTCTTATCAACGGCTGTAACTACTGATCCGCGTGCTTTAATTTCCCGTTCCACTTCAAATTGCCAATGATCCCATCTCTCTATATAAACTCCTGAAAGACTCGCCCCCGAGTCACTTCCGCGTCTTTTTATGGCAGACAGTTTGCTATCATCGCAAAGCTAAGCTAGCACAGGAGCGCGAATCTTTTTCTTCACTACGATGGCGGGACGGGGAAAGACTCTCGGATCTGGGTCTGCCAAGAAGGCCCAGTCCAGAAGCAGCAAAGCGGGGCTCCAGTTTCCTGTTGGCCGTATCGCCCGATTCCTCAAGGCCGGCAAATATGCCGAACGTGTCGGTGCCGGAGCTCCAGTTTACCTCGCCGCGGTCCTCGAGTATCTCGCTGCCGAGGTTATTCATGCGAATATATAACATTTTGTTTTACCCCAAATATAGGGTTTTTGAGATTTGATTACCTAATTTTATGAATTATCAGATTGCTCGATCTATTTACttatatcaattttatttataaatacgtggagtttttttttgtttcttttaaggaaatttatttctcttatatttttaaatcctCGGCTGCCATAAATTGCTTGCCGTCATGGAATGCCCgaattaaaattaattgttGTCTATCTTATGTGGGGGTAAATTCAGGTATTGGAACTGGCTGGAAACGCGGCACGGGACAACAAGAAAACTAGAATTGTACCCAGGCACATACAATTGGCCGTGAGAAACGACGAGGAACTGAGCAAACTTCTTGGTGACGTCACAATTGCCAATGGCGGTGTGATGCCCAATATTCACAACCTGTTACTTCCTAAGAAGGCCGGAGAATCATCCAAGGCCTCTGCTGATGAAGACTAGATCGATTTATTTCATGTTCCAAAAGTTCAAACTTTTTGACCCCATGATGTCTAGTGCTGCAAGTTTTTCAGTAGTGAAATTTAAGTTCAGTCAGAAACTCACATTTGAATATTTTGGTTGTAGTCTGTGAAGTGCTTGGATTTGTGAATATAAATCGAATGAACTGGAATCTATTTCATGCTTACTGCATCTTTTGAACgctatttttatgttatatcgTAGAGCTCTGGATTTTTCTTATATCCCCCATTATTTTCGTATCTACTTAACTATGTGACGAAATCTTGAGAAAGAGTtacataattataaattatctgTTTTTGTGGCAGTAGTAAATACATGCGACATCTTTTGACCATCTTTCTTCatccattttcttgaaattttggttttataGGTGGTCAGCAGTTTTGAGCATTCGTGGCATTGAGCCTATCTTCTCCAGTTTCCTGTCAGCATTAG
This is a stretch of genomic DNA from Primulina huaijiensis isolate GDHJ02 unplaced genomic scaffold, ASM1229523v2 scaffold207832, whole genome shotgun sequence. It encodes these proteins:
- the LOC140966737 gene encoding histone H2A.6, with protein sequence MAGRGKTLGSGSAKKAQSRSSKAGLQFPVGRIARFLKAGKYAERVGAGAPVYLAAVLEYLAAEVLELAGNAARDNKKTRIVPRHIQLAVRNDEELSKLLGDVTIANGGVMPNIHNLLLPKKAGESSKASADED